The following are encoded together in the SAR202 cluster bacterium genome:
- the aroF gene encoding 3-deoxy-7-phosphoheptulonate synthase → MIVIMSANSTDTEIEAVRRHIVDRGLRAQVVQGVERRIVGVIGAITVELQGELELMRGVAEVVRVSKPYKLASREFHPDSTVVSIGKAGVKIGAAHFAVFAGPCVVESDDQVLATAKAVKAAGAKVLRGGAYKPRTSPYSFRGMGEDGLKILSAASAETGLPVITDVMSVRDVETVYRYADVLQIGARNMQNFNLLDEVGKVDKPVMVKRGFAATYEDWLLAAEYVMAGGNKSVILCERGIRTFETYTRNTMDINAIPVIRKLSQLPIVSDPSHGTGKWYLVPPLANASAAAGCDGLIIEVHPSPDTAKSDGPQSLIFENFARLMAQVAAVRAALAGAAKISPHS, encoded by the coding sequence ATGATCGTCATCATGTCCGCCAACAGCACCGACACCGAAATCGAGGCCGTGCGCAGGCACATAGTCGACAGGGGGCTGCGGGCGCAGGTTGTGCAGGGGGTGGAGCGCAGGATCGTGGGCGTGATCGGCGCGATCACGGTGGAGCTCCAGGGCGAGCTGGAGCTGATGCGCGGAGTGGCGGAGGTGGTGCGCGTATCTAAGCCGTACAAGCTGGCGAGTCGAGAGTTCCACCCGGACAGCACGGTGGTCTCTATCGGCAAGGCGGGCGTGAAGATAGGCGCGGCCCACTTCGCGGTATTCGCCGGCCCGTGCGTCGTGGAGTCCGACGACCAGGTGCTGGCGACGGCGAAGGCGGTGAAGGCGGCCGGGGCGAAGGTGCTCCGTGGGGGCGCCTACAAGCCCCGTACCTCGCCGTACAGCTTCCGCGGGATGGGAGAAGACGGCCTTAAAATCCTCAGCGCGGCAAGCGCAGAAACGGGGCTGCCGGTCATCACGGATGTCATGTCCGTGCGGGACGTGGAGACGGTCTACCGGTACGCGGATGTGCTGCAGATCGGCGCGCGCAACATGCAGAACTTCAACTTGCTGGATGAAGTTGGCAAGGTGGACAAGCCGGTGATGGTGAAGCGCGGCTTCGCGGCGACGTACGAGGACTGGCTGCTGGCGGCGGAGTACGTAATGGCCGGGGGCAACAAGAGCGTCATCCTGTGCGAGCGCGGCATCCGCACCTTCGAGACCTACACCCGCAACACGATGGACATCAACGCCATTCCCGTCATCCGCAAGCTCAGCCAGCTGCCCATCGTCTCCGACCCCTCGCACGGCACCGGCAAGTGGTACCTCGTCCCTCCCCTCGCGAACGCCTCGGCGGCCGCGGGCTGCGACGGCCTGATTATCGAGGTGCATCCCAGCCCGGACACTGCGAAGTCGGACGGACCGCAATCGCTCATCTTCGAGAATTTCGCGCGGCTCATGGCGCAGGTGGCCGCAGTGCGCGCCGCGCTGGCCGGCGCGGCGAAGATTTCGCCCCACTCGTAG
- the aroH gene encoding chorismate mutase, with protein sequence MTQMRGLRGATTADANTKEAIVSATKELLEALIRENDFHVDDVVSAFFTTTTDLTAEFPAVAARLMGWQYVALMCGHEMVVPDATPMCIRVLIHLNTEKRPQDLKFQYLKGAKHLRSRGTEQAK encoded by the coding sequence ATGACGCAGATGCGGGGGCTGCGCGGCGCCACGACCGCAGATGCGAACACGAAGGAAGCGATCGTCAGCGCGACGAAGGAGCTCCTGGAGGCGCTCATTCGTGAGAACGATTTCCACGTGGACGACGTGGTCTCGGCGTTCTTCACGACGACAACCGACCTGACCGCGGAGTTCCCCGCGGTGGCGGCGCGTCTCATGGGGTGGCAGTACGTGGCGCTGATGTGCGGCCACGAGATGGTGGTGCCGGACGCGACGCCGATGTGTATAAGGGTGCTGATTCACCTGAACACGGAAAAGCGGCCGCAGGACCTGAAGTTCCAGTACCTCAAGGGCGCAAAGCACCTCCGCAGCCGCGGCACAGAGCAGGCGAAGTGA
- a CDS encoding tryptophan synthase subunit alpha, protein MRRRTSLCWRSRRRRRGSPLFKFRGVHGKVPVTIFHTKHIGPPGTAPMTNRIDTRLAAARVARRPALAPFITVGYPSVEASIETAKAVLDAGADVIELGVPFSDPLAEGPTIQRTSFQALQQGVSYRTCLDALRKVRAHNRDAGLILMGYYNPLLSYGLENAVRDATSAGADGFIVPDLPTEEAGQFQKVCDAHGMYLIPLLALTSTDERIAAACKPAKGFIYCVSVTGVTGARAMVSARVADLVKRIKKHTSLPVIVGFGVSSREHVQEIAKFADGAAVGSALLDAVGKAAPGKAAETAREFVRGLR, encoded by the coding sequence ATGCGGCGCAGAACCTCATTGTGCTGGCGCTCACGGCGGCGGAGGCGAGGTAGCCCGCTCTTTAAATTCCGTGGCGTTCATGGTAAGGTGCCGGTGACGATTTTTCATACCAAGCACATCGGACCACCCGGCACAGCACCCATGACCAACCGAATCGACACCAGGCTTGCGGCTGCGCGCGTCGCGCGCAGGCCGGCCCTCGCCCCTTTTATCACCGTCGGCTACCCCAGCGTTGAAGCCTCGATCGAGACTGCGAAGGCCGTTCTCGACGCCGGCGCGGACGTGATAGAGCTCGGCGTGCCGTTCAGCGACCCGCTGGCTGAGGGGCCCACTATACAGCGGACGAGCTTCCAAGCGCTCCAGCAAGGGGTCAGCTACCGCACGTGCCTGGATGCCCTGCGCAAGGTGCGGGCCCACAACCGGGACGCCGGTCTCATCCTGATGGGATACTACAATCCCCTGCTCTCCTACGGCCTTGAGAACGCCGTGCGCGACGCCACATCGGCCGGGGCGGACGGCTTCATTGTCCCGGACCTGCCGACCGAGGAGGCCGGCCAGTTCCAGAAGGTCTGCGACGCGCACGGCATGTACCTGATCCCCCTGCTGGCGCTGACGAGCACGGACGAGCGCATCGCGGCCGCCTGCAAGCCGGCGAAGGGCTTTATCTACTGCGTGAGTGTTACCGGAGTCACCGGCGCAAGGGCGATGGTGAGCGCGCGGGTGGCCGACCTGGTGAAGAGGATCAAGAAGCACACATCGCTACCGGTGATAGTTGGGTTCGGCGTTTCCAGCCGCGAGCACGTGCAGGAGATCGCAAAGTTCGCCGATGGAGCGGCGGTGGGGAGCGCTCTGCTGGACGCGGTGGGCAAGGCCGCGCCGGGGAAGGCGGCGGAGACGGCGCGCGAGTTCGTGAGGGGGCTGCGATGA
- a CDS encoding CPBP family intramembrane metalloprotease, giving the protein MTAVYEPLPTVASGQAIAAPRVPWRVRDTLAGLALVAVVSVAAAVTVLLSLGSAAALSGGMATTLQLLILQATMLVVALALGPMRYRSGAGSLGFRVPAGEPVAFRVGPVGLTVRWVWLLLWAALGTGIAINMAYSTVVEVLGLERWAPSAAPVVVAEDGVVRVANSIAIGFLGPMAEEVFYRGFMLAAMVKTMGAVRGSLVASAIFALSHLNPLAFVPIFTSGLLLAWLYLRTGSIWPPFFAHAAQNLIVLALTAAEAR; this is encoded by the coding sequence ATGACCGCAGTATACGAGCCGCTGCCGACAGTCGCCTCGGGGCAGGCAATAGCCGCGCCGCGGGTCCCGTGGCGCGTCAGGGACACGCTGGCAGGTCTTGCGCTCGTCGCAGTGGTCAGCGTGGCCGCGGCCGTGACCGTGCTGCTTTCGCTCGGCAGCGCCGCGGCGCTGAGCGGGGGCATGGCGACGACGCTCCAACTGCTTATCCTGCAGGCGACGATGCTTGTCGTGGCGCTGGCGCTGGGGCCGATGCGCTACCGTTCGGGCGCGGGCTCCCTCGGCTTCAGGGTCCCGGCCGGCGAGCCTGTCGCTTTTCGGGTGGGGCCCGTGGGCCTAACGGTGCGGTGGGTGTGGCTGCTGCTCTGGGCGGCTCTCGGGACGGGGATAGCGATCAACATGGCATACTCCACCGTCGTAGAGGTGCTGGGGCTGGAGCGGTGGGCGCCTTCGGCTGCTCCGGTGGTGGTGGCCGAGGACGGAGTGGTCAGGGTGGCGAACAGCATTGCGATCGGCTTCCTGGGGCCAATGGCGGAGGAGGTCTTTTACCGGGGCTTCATGCTCGCGGCGATGGTGAAGACGATGGGCGCAGTGCGCGGGTCCCTGGTGGCCTCCGCCATCTTCGCGCTCAGTCACTTGAACCCCCTTGCGTTTGTGCCGATCTTTACCAGCGGGCTCTTACTTGCCTGGCTGTACCTGCGCACGGGGTCGATATGGCCGCCGTTCTTCGCGCATGCGGCGCAGAACCTCATTGTGCTGGCGCTCACGGCGGCGGAGGCGAGGTAG
- a CDS encoding DUF1684 domain-containing protein produces the protein MSDLAEFRKHKDDFMKRFPESPLTTAQRASFKGLNCFDEAPSLRFVLPVRTFPAQEKIEMQTSTGAVQDYVRWGKISFPVDGVAAELTLFRDTNEGELFLPFADATSGKETYGAGRHLEVHTQDDGRVLVDFNYAYNPYCAYNERWRSPLLHGGLELYNVADIIPQDGGGFKICRIPLELRERTTGPTRNRSIEATGCEIRFNLKSDEASFTFQMEGKSAAIELWHGPFMDRDFAIITDQPTVFKVLKPKRPNHIATIAGRTTYAYDINLYRIFLPWRPAVIIRDIKGSFEPPRANQVPSRRILTYGSSITHGNTSIRPTETYPCRLGRLLSMDVIQYGFGGGRQVEPELADNIAARDDWDMATLEMGINLIQTDTVKQFAEKVDYFVSTVKKAHMDKWVFCIDLFPFWMDFDGDIAKARAYRKVVHETVARFAMPKLMHIDGRKLLRDYTGLTGDIVHLAPAGNEEVANRLARVIKTAVGASL, from the coding sequence ATGTCCGATCTTGCTGAGTTCCGCAAACACAAGGACGACTTCATGAAGCGCTTCCCGGAATCGCCCCTGACCACAGCGCAACGGGCGTCCTTCAAGGGCCTGAACTGCTTCGACGAGGCCCCGTCGCTGAGGTTCGTCCTCCCGGTCCGGACGTTCCCCGCACAGGAGAAGATCGAGATGCAGACGAGCACCGGCGCGGTGCAGGACTACGTCCGCTGGGGCAAAATATCCTTCCCCGTGGACGGTGTTGCCGCCGAGCTAACGCTCTTCCGCGACACGAACGAAGGCGAGCTCTTCCTCCCCTTCGCGGATGCCACCAGCGGCAAGGAGACGTACGGCGCGGGACGGCACCTGGAGGTCCACACGCAGGACGACGGCCGCGTCCTCGTGGACTTCAACTACGCGTACAACCCATACTGCGCCTACAACGAGCGCTGGAGGTCCCCCTTGCTGCACGGCGGGCTTGAGCTCTACAACGTGGCCGACATCATTCCCCAGGACGGCGGCGGCTTCAAAATTTGCCGCATACCCCTTGAGCTGCGCGAGCGGACCACAGGTCCCACTCGCAACCGCTCCATCGAGGCCACCGGCTGCGAGATCCGCTTCAACCTCAAAAGCGACGAGGCCTCCTTCACCTTCCAGATGGAAGGCAAGTCCGCAGCGATCGAGCTCTGGCACGGCCCTTTCATGGACCGCGACTTCGCCATCATCACAGACCAGCCCACAGTATTCAAAGTCCTGAAGCCCAAGCGCCCCAACCACATCGCAACAATTGCCGGGCGGACTACGTACGCGTACGACATTAACCTCTATCGCATCTTCCTCCCGTGGCGCCCCGCCGTCATCATCCGCGACATCAAGGGCAGCTTCGAGCCGCCGCGCGCGAACCAGGTACCTAGTAGGAGGATACTTACCTACGGATCATCAATCACCCACGGGAACACCAGCATTCGCCCCACAGAGACCTACCCCTGCCGCCTCGGCCGCCTCCTCAGCATGGACGTGATACAGTACGGCTTCGGCGGCGGCAGGCAGGTGGAGCCGGAGCTGGCCGACAACATCGCTGCGCGCGACGACTGGGACATGGCCACGCTGGAGATGGGCATCAACCTCATCCAGACGGACACGGTCAAGCAGTTCGCCGAGAAGGTGGACTACTTCGTCAGCACCGTAAAGAAGGCGCACATGGACAAGTGGGTCTTCTGCATAGACCTCTTCCCGTTCTGGATGGACTTCGACGGCGACATCGCCAAGGCGCGCGCCTACCGCAAGGTCGTCCACGAAACCGTCGCCCGCTTCGCCATGCCGAAGCTCATGCACATAGACGGCCGGAAGCTCCTGCGCGACTACACCGGCCTGACAGGCGACATTGTCCACCTCGCCCCCGCCGGCAATGAAGAGGTCGCTAACAGGCTCGCGCGGGTGATAAAGACGGCAGTGGGCGCATCTCTGTAG
- a CDS encoding FAD-dependent oxidoreductase, with translation MARTIDVAIIGGGVIGCSIAYQLAKRGVRSTVFEKGRFAGGASGATAGVIGPLWYVDRSIPHYFRLGIRSFDMFPSLFEELRDAGVDPEYRPTGIMKVAFNEPILRILKDNLPWQSEWGAHWIDRKEMMEREPLLSDAAIGGVFSPREGSVRGKALVDSLAHAASQLGATLLEGVEVTGLEIDGGKVKGLHTAQETYHAGHTIIAAGPWSGIAKRWVPSAIPVRPVKGQRILLRKVGFVPKSTVQAVVPQINGDLMVAATREEGLFDEVVTAEGVEMMVAAGAGVFPVLRKAEFVGARAGVRPGSPDGVPIIGPVPGYDGLSIASGHDHAGIMLSPGTAELMANYICDGDTKGVEPFRLARFTQGKQPTKQAAKTLFTNVTHDR, from the coding sequence ATGGCCAGGACAATAGACGTAGCGATCATCGGCGGCGGCGTTATCGGGTGCTCCATCGCCTATCAGCTGGCGAAGCGCGGCGTCAGGAGCACGGTCTTCGAGAAGGGCCGCTTCGCCGGCGGCGCCAGCGGCGCGACGGCGGGCGTCATCGGCCCACTCTGGTACGTGGACCGCTCCATCCCGCACTACTTCCGCCTCGGCATCCGCAGCTTCGATATGTTCCCGTCGCTCTTCGAGGAGCTCAGGGACGCCGGCGTTGACCCCGAGTACCGCCCCACGGGCATCATGAAAGTCGCGTTCAATGAGCCCATCCTCCGGATCCTGAAGGACAATCTTCCCTGGCAGAGCGAGTGGGGCGCCCACTGGATCGACCGCAAGGAGATGATGGAGCGTGAGCCCCTGCTGAGCGACGCCGCAATCGGCGGCGTCTTCTCCCCGCGCGAGGGCTCCGTGCGCGGCAAGGCGCTCGTGGACTCGCTCGCCCACGCCGCCTCGCAGCTCGGCGCGACGCTCCTTGAAGGCGTAGAGGTGACGGGTCTGGAGATAGACGGCGGAAAGGTCAAGGGGCTACACACCGCCCAGGAGACCTACCACGCCGGCCATACGATCATTGCCGCGGGGCCGTGGAGCGGCATCGCGAAGCGCTGGGTACCGTCGGCCATCCCTGTGCGGCCGGTGAAGGGCCAGCGCATCCTCCTGCGCAAGGTCGGTTTCGTCCCAAAGTCGACGGTGCAGGCGGTCGTCCCGCAGATCAACGGCGACCTGATGGTGGCTGCGACGCGCGAGGAGGGGTTGTTCGACGAGGTGGTGACGGCGGAGGGCGTGGAGATGATGGTCGCCGCGGGCGCGGGCGTCTTCCCGGTGCTGCGCAAGGCGGAGTTCGTCGGCGCGCGGGCGGGCGTGCGGCCGGGCTCTCCGGACGGGGTGCCAATCATCGGCCCTGTGCCGGGCTACGACGGCCTCAGCATCGCCTCCGGCCACGATCACGCCGGCATCATGCTCAGCCCCGGCACGGCCGAGCTAATGGCCAATTACATCTGCGACGGCGATACGAAGGGCGTGGAGCCCTTCCGCCTGGCGCGGTTCACCCAGGGCAAGCAGCCCACCAAGCAGGCAGCCAAGACGCTGTTCACAAACGTCACGCACGACAGGTAG
- a CDS encoding VOC family protein, with protein sequence MPTHTFGLSKIGQIAVSVTDVERSIKFYRDTLGMKFLFQAGTLAFFDCDGVRLMLSIPEKPEFRGASILYFTVPDIQAGYAALQERGVSFIDRPHVVHRTDADELWMAFLKDPDGNHLALMSEVRK encoded by the coding sequence ATGCCAACCCACACCTTCGGCCTCAGCAAAATCGGCCAGATCGCCGTTAGCGTTACCGATGTTGAGCGGTCAATAAAGTTCTACCGCGATACGCTGGGGATGAAATTCCTGTTCCAGGCGGGGACGCTGGCGTTCTTCGACTGCGACGGGGTGCGGCTGATGCTGAGCATTCCGGAGAAGCCGGAGTTCAGGGGGGCGTCTATCCTGTACTTCACAGTGCCGGATATCCAGGCCGGTTACGCGGCCCTGCAGGAGCGCGGGGTCAGCTTCATCGACAGGCCGCACGTCGTGCACCGGACGGACGCGGATGAGCTATGGATGGCGTTCCTGAAGGACCCGGACGGCAACCACCTGGCGCTTATGAGCGAGGTCCGCAAGTAA
- a CDS encoding amidohydrolase family protein, translating into MFDVVILNGVVVDGTGKKAYRADVGVTGERIEAIGDLSAAGARRYVDASGLIVSPGFIDTHTHSEGDLLVNPQHACGLRQGITTECLGIDGMSYAPLSPANYRMYRRWLSGLLGYPPEDADMSSVSAFRANYHKKVSVNTAYLAPNGTLRLEAAGFRDVPLKGDLMKRYKKLLSESIEQGAVGFTTGSSYYPGPWSSTEELVEICKLVKEMGVVYMTEPRRPNPERAFGGGGVPEALEIARRSGVKLHFAHYRTNPGNSGRVGELMADIDAAKANGADITHDIYPYATGSSIPISFLPSEAQEGGPDAILPRLKDPSWRKRIVAELEALSQPRGNTPGSSGVYLSAAMRAIDQVVMSYLPKTPHMEGISLAIIAAERGVSLGEAMCDVMYENDLAMGYCVAPPMSYGLWRQVSKDSMDLLARDDFMVCSDITPAGSFPHPRSYGAFPRFLGRLRREFPTVTLEGMVHRMTDRPAQRFGIAKRGRIQKGYYADITIFDANRVIDTATFDDPRKHPVGIPYVLVNGQVAVDNDRVTGVLAGQAVP; encoded by the coding sequence ATGTTTGACGTCGTCATCCTGAACGGGGTGGTGGTGGACGGCACGGGGAAGAAGGCTTACCGCGCCGACGTGGGGGTTACCGGCGAGCGCATAGAGGCCATCGGCGACCTTTCGGCTGCCGGGGCGCGGCGGTATGTGGACGCCTCCGGGTTAATCGTGTCGCCTGGGTTTATCGACACGCACACGCACTCCGAGGGAGACCTCCTCGTCAACCCGCAGCACGCCTGCGGCCTGCGGCAGGGCATCACCACCGAGTGCCTCGGCATCGACGGCATGTCCTACGCTCCCCTGTCCCCCGCCAACTACCGAATGTACCGCCGCTGGCTCTCCGGCCTCCTGGGCTACCCGCCGGAGGACGCCGACATGAGCAGCGTCTCCGCCTTCCGCGCCAACTACCACAAGAAGGTCTCCGTCAACACCGCCTACCTCGCCCCCAACGGCACGCTGCGCCTCGAGGCCGCAGGCTTCCGCGATGTGCCGCTCAAGGGCGACCTCATGAAGCGCTACAAGAAGCTTCTTAGCGAGAGCATCGAGCAGGGCGCTGTCGGCTTCACCACCGGCTCAAGCTACTACCCCGGGCCGTGGTCGAGCACCGAGGAGCTGGTGGAGATATGCAAGCTGGTGAAGGAGATGGGCGTCGTCTACATGACCGAGCCGCGCCGGCCTAACCCTGAGCGCGCGTTCGGCGGCGGCGGCGTGCCGGAGGCGCTGGAGATCGCGCGGCGGTCGGGTGTGAAGCTCCACTTCGCCCACTACCGCACCAACCCCGGCAATTCCGGGAGGGTCGGCGAGCTCATGGCGGACATTGACGCAGCCAAAGCAAACGGCGCGGACATCACGCACGATATCTACCCTTACGCCACAGGCAGCTCAATCCCGATCAGCTTCCTGCCGAGCGAGGCTCAGGAGGGCGGCCCGGACGCAATCCTGCCTCGCCTCAAGGACCCTTCCTGGCGCAAGAGGATAGTCGCAGAGTTGGAGGCGCTATCGCAGCCGCGCGGCAACACCCCGGGCTCGTCCGGTGTCTATCTCTCCGCCGCGATGCGCGCGATCGACCAGGTGGTCATGTCATACTTGCCCAAAACGCCGCACATGGAAGGCATAAGCCTGGCGATAATTGCAGCCGAGCGCGGCGTGTCACTGGGCGAGGCGATGTGCGACGTCATGTACGAGAACGACCTGGCGATGGGCTACTGCGTAGCCCCGCCGATGAGCTACGGCCTCTGGCGCCAGGTGAGCAAGGACTCGATGGACCTCCTCGCCCGCGACGACTTCATGGTGTGCAGCGACATCACGCCCGCGGGATCGTTCCCCCACCCGCGCTCCTACGGCGCGTTCCCGCGCTTCCTGGGCCGCCTGCGCCGCGAGTTCCCTACGGTCACGCTTGAGGGGATGGTCCACCGCATGACCGACCGCCCTGCGCAACGCTTCGGCATCGCAAAGCGCGGCCGCATTCAGAAGGGCTACTACGCGGACATCACCATCTTCGACGCCAACCGTGTCATAGACACCGCGACGTTCGACGACCCCCGCAAGCACCCGGTGGGCATCCCGTACGTGCTGGTCAACGGCCAGGTGGCCGTGGACAACGACCGCGTCACCGGCGTCCTGGCGGGCCAGGCCGTGCCGTGA
- the ubiE gene encoding bifunctional demethylmenaquinone methyltransferase/2-methoxy-6-polyprenyl-1,4-benzoquinol methylase UbiE — protein MAQLKGETRARYVATMFGRISRRYDRLNTVMTGGRHYAWRRKAAKMAVGTLSGDALDVATGTGDFALDLIRRPQVTGVVGLDFTWEMLPLAVEKTKKRGHAARINYLAGDAHNLPFVDDRFICLTVGFGVRNFIDVPKALLEMTRVIRPGGRVVILEIVRKEGIFGKLFSIYFRKVTPWMGALFAGEREAYTYLPESVQGFMSARELADLMRNAGLQNVRIKKLAMGTVAILAGEKAAVGRGQ, from the coding sequence ATGGCACAGCTAAAGGGTGAAACACGGGCGCGGTATGTGGCGACAATGTTCGGCCGCATATCGCGCCGCTACGATCGGCTCAACACCGTCATGACCGGGGGCCGCCACTACGCCTGGCGACGCAAGGCTGCGAAGATGGCCGTGGGGACGTTGTCCGGCGATGCGCTGGACGTCGCGACCGGCACGGGGGACTTCGCCCTCGACCTTATCCGCAGGCCGCAGGTGACCGGCGTCGTGGGGCTGGACTTCACCTGGGAGATGCTCCCCCTCGCGGTCGAGAAGACGAAAAAGAGGGGCCACGCCGCCAGGATCAACTACCTGGCCGGGGACGCCCACAACCTGCCGTTCGTCGACGACCGCTTCATCTGCCTCACCGTCGGCTTCGGCGTCCGCAACTTCATCGACGTGCCGAAAGCGCTTTTGGAGATGACGCGCGTCATAAGGCCCGGCGGGCGCGTGGTTATTCTCGAGATCGTGCGGAAGGAAGGCATCTTCGGCAAGCTGTTCTCCATCTACTTCCGCAAGGTCACCCCGTGGATGGGCGCGCTCTTCGCCGGGGAGCGAGAGGCCTACACCTACCTCCCGGAGTCCGTCCAGGGCTTCATGAGCGCCCGAGAGCTTGCGGACCTCATGCGCAACGCCGGCCTGCAAAACGTGCGCATCAAGAAGCTGGCCATGGGCACAGTGGCGATATTGGCGGGAGAGAAGGCAGCAGTGGGCCGTGGGCAGTGA
- a CDS encoding RidA family protein, which yields MALQEDDHGPRGLHGPARPAGEGTVVGSWLKTRSRAHRARPNYNWSYGTLKKRLDFKDIYGSGPNYARGVRAGNTLYISGTTAMRSDAQGGPAMAQLRVVLDRIVRMVKAEGGKPSDIVKLTTYVTNIGEWIPITDEQTKVYTDFFGKEFPTNAIIGIAGLGNPAVCVEIEAIAVLD from the coding sequence CTGGCACTACAAGAAGACGATCATGGGCCGCGAGGCCTACATGGCCCAGCTCGCCCAGCAGGTGAAGGGACAGTAGTTGGTAGTTGGTTGAAGACCAGGAGCCGCGCCCATCGGGCGCGGCCAAACTATAACTGGAGTTATGGGACTTTGAAGAAGCGACTGGACTTTAAGGATATATATGGCTCGGGCCCCAACTACGCTCGAGGCGTCCGGGCCGGGAACACGCTCTACATCTCCGGCACCACCGCGATGCGCTCGGACGCCCAGGGCGGTCCCGCAATGGCCCAGCTCCGCGTCGTGCTGGACCGCATCGTACGCATGGTGAAGGCAGAGGGCGGCAAGCCGTCAGACATCGTCAAGCTTACGACGTACGTGACGAACATCGGCGAGTGGATCCCCATCACCGACGAGCAGACGAAGGTCTATACCGACTTCTTCGGCAAAGAGTTCCCCACAAACGCGATCATCGGCATCGCCGGCTTGGGCAACCCCGCCGTCTGCGTCGAGATAGAAGCCATAGCTGTGCTAGACTAG